Proteins from one Chitinophaga oryzae genomic window:
- a CDS encoding manganese catalase family protein — MFYHVKDLQFNARVSKPDPAFATLLLEQFGGANGELAAALRYFGQAFAARAPFPDKYDLLMDIATEEFSHLEIVGATIQMLLQGINGDLKKAADESEIMTLLDGKHKKEEFIHTAMVAPQTLVSSGGGPAYTNSQGVPWSAAYINGDCNGDLTVDLRSDIAAESRAKITYEYLLQFTDDPYVKETLNFLMTREVAHFQMFEAALDSIQPNFPPGVLQTDPRYSNLYFNMSSGADARNTWNSGESSQLGETWQYIEDPVRYVLETNGLLDVKPVGTQRTVEGVDQLDKSNSLQRSEEINMAVPIGAQAWSEHSKQITATDGETKTPGSSRTKK; from the coding sequence ATGTTTTATCACGTAAAAGATCTGCAGTTCAATGCCAGGGTATCCAAACCAGACCCGGCTTTCGCCACTTTGTTACTGGAGCAGTTCGGCGGCGCTAACGGGGAACTGGCGGCCGCACTCCGTTACTTCGGACAGGCATTTGCCGCCAGGGCGCCTTTCCCGGATAAATATGATTTGCTGATGGACATCGCCACAGAAGAGTTCAGCCACCTGGAAATAGTAGGCGCTACCATCCAGATGTTGCTGCAGGGCATCAACGGCGATCTGAAAAAAGCGGCCGATGAATCGGAAATCATGACCTTGCTGGACGGCAAACACAAAAAGGAAGAGTTTATCCACACCGCCATGGTAGCGCCGCAGACGCTGGTATCCTCCGGTGGCGGCCCCGCCTATACCAACAGCCAGGGCGTGCCCTGGTCCGCGGCTTACATCAACGGCGACTGCAACGGCGATCTTACGGTAGACCTCCGCTCAGATATCGCGGCAGAATCACGCGCCAAGATCACATATGAATATCTTTTACAGTTCACCGATGATCCCTACGTAAAAGAAACGCTCAATTTCCTCATGACGCGGGAAGTGGCCCATTTCCAGATGTTTGAAGCCGCCCTGGATTCCATACAGCCCAATTTCCCTCCCGGCGTACTGCAGACAGACCCACGGTACAGCAATCTCTATTTTAATATGTCCAGCGGCGCAGACGCACGCAACACCTGGAACTCCGGAGAGTCTTCCCAGCTGGGAGAAACCTGGCAGTACATCGAAGATCCCGTCAGGTATGTACTGGAAACAAACGGCTTACTGGATGTGAAACCCGTCGGAACGCAACGGACTGTCGAAGGCGTGGACCAGCTGGATAAAAGCAACAGCCTGCAAAGGAGCGAGGAAATCAACATGGCGGTGCCTATCGGTGCACAGGCATGGAGTGAACACAGTAAACAGATAACAGCTACTGATGGAGAAACTAAAACACCCGGAAGCTCCCGGACAAAAAAATAA
- a CDS encoding DsbA family protein, producing MEKLKHPEAPGQKNKIPGSAPGTLQAVYYTDPLCCWSWAFETVWQQFKTVYKKQLNIRYCMGGLLQQWQGYHDPLLSVSRPAQMGPIWMQVNHTTGVPLDSTIWFRDPPASSYPACLAVKCAGMQSPAMEEQYLYLARKAVMTQQQNIARKEVLLQLGVTLAAETKGAFNALQFSKDLEELAALEACNKDIQEVKNRGISRFPSLLFTAVHHRQSVMLTGYRPYEELEKIIEKLMHGDMKSER from the coding sequence ATGGAGAAACTAAAACACCCGGAAGCTCCCGGACAAAAAAATAAAATTCCCGGTAGTGCGCCAGGCACATTACAGGCAGTGTATTATACCGACCCGTTGTGCTGCTGGAGCTGGGCGTTTGAAACGGTATGGCAACAATTCAAAACCGTCTACAAAAAACAGCTCAACATCCGGTACTGTATGGGCGGCCTGCTGCAGCAGTGGCAAGGCTACCACGATCCGTTATTGTCTGTTTCCCGCCCGGCCCAGATGGGCCCCATATGGATGCAGGTAAACCATACTACCGGTGTGCCGCTGGACAGCACCATCTGGTTCCGTGATCCGCCGGCATCTTCCTACCCGGCATGCCTGGCGGTAAAATGCGCCGGTATGCAGTCTCCCGCCATGGAAGAACAGTACCTGTACCTGGCGCGGAAAGCAGTGATGACACAGCAGCAAAACATTGCACGGAAGGAAGTATTGCTGCAACTGGGAGTAACATTGGCAGCGGAAACAAAAGGCGCCTTCAACGCCCTTCAATTCTCAAAGGACCTGGAAGAACTGGCAGCGCTGGAAGCCTGCAATAAAGATATACAGGAAGTGAAAAACAGGGGCATCAGCCGGTTTCCTTCGTTGCTGTTCACTGCTGTCCACCACCGTCAGTCAGTGATGCTGACCGGCTACCGGCCTTATGAAGAGCTGGAGAAAATCATTGAAAAATTAATGCATGGAGACATGAAAAGTGAGAGATAA
- a CDS encoding OBAP family protein yields MKHFMILLNVAGILLLAACGGDNTPSKVVSPGDEKTGKDRLLNTGADLLQDKTPLRQFNAYLDGFHFYNGNIDAQMEAHHYVQQLNEDLYQAIIFDGNGPDAKIMGIEYIVTARLFKTLPEEEKKLWHSHHYEVKSGTLTAPGIPAAAEHALMEKLVDTYGKTIHTWHTDQHRDLPVGAPMVMMGFTKDGQLHPELLAARDKRFKVSAADIKKRRTDIPLPAVDPMADAWEKGEVRQFVITKEIDSAVTKHK; encoded by the coding sequence ATGAAACACTTTATGATATTGCTCAATGTTGCCGGAATCTTACTGCTGGCTGCCTGTGGAGGCGATAATACCCCCTCCAAAGTGGTGTCTCCCGGAGACGAAAAAACCGGCAAAGACCGCTTACTGAACACCGGCGCCGACCTGTTGCAGGACAAAACGCCGTTGCGGCAATTCAATGCCTACCTGGACGGTTTCCATTTCTATAACGGGAATATCGATGCCCAGATGGAAGCCCATCACTATGTTCAGCAGTTAAACGAAGATCTGTACCAGGCGATCATTTTTGACGGTAACGGGCCGGATGCCAAGATAATGGGCATTGAATACATCGTCACTGCCAGGCTGTTTAAAACGCTGCCGGAGGAGGAAAAGAAGTTGTGGCATTCCCATCATTATGAGGTGAAGTCCGGTACGCTGACGGCGCCCGGTATCCCCGCTGCGGCAGAACATGCCCTGATGGAAAAGCTGGTAGATACCTATGGCAAAACCATACACACCTGGCATACCGATCAGCACCGTGACCTGCCCGTAGGCGCTCCTATGGTGATGATGGGATTTACAAAAGACGGCCAGCTCCACCCGGAGCTACTGGCTGCCAGAGACAAAAGGTTTAAGGTGTCTGCGGCAGACATCAAAAAGCGGCGAACGGACATACCGCTGCCAGCAGTAGATCCGATGGCCGATGCATGGGAAAAAGGAGAAGTGAGACAGTTTGTTATCACAAAAGAAATAGACAGCGCTGTTACCAAACACAAATGA
- a CDS encoding Crp/Fnr family transcriptional regulator has translation MQPAEILQAHIARTATLTPEEHAYVFSHFQPAAFKKGQTVIREGDKVEHEYFVLSGCLKAFYINDQVKMHILQFAMPTWWTSDYHALYNQTRATINVDCITDAELLMLSNTNREKLCREIHQVEHFFRWRTNRGYVAAQQRLLSFMNNDAKTRYEELLQLYPQLHHLVPKHLIAAYLGVSRETLSRLYNTVKK, from the coding sequence ATGCAGCCCGCTGAAATATTACAGGCACATATCGCCAGAACCGCTACCCTGACACCGGAGGAGCATGCCTATGTCTTTTCGCATTTTCAACCGGCCGCCTTTAAAAAAGGGCAGACCGTGATCCGCGAAGGCGACAAGGTGGAGCATGAATACTTCGTTCTTTCCGGTTGCCTGAAAGCCTTCTATATCAACGATCAGGTCAAAATGCATATCCTGCAGTTTGCCATGCCTACCTGGTGGACCTCCGACTATCACGCTTTATATAATCAGACCAGGGCTACCATCAACGTAGACTGTATTACCGATGCAGAACTGCTGATGCTCTCCAACACAAACCGGGAGAAGCTTTGCCGGGAGATACACCAGGTGGAACATTTTTTCCGCTGGCGTACCAACAGGGGGTATGTGGCCGCACAACAACGGCTGCTGTCCTTTATGAACAACGACGCCAAAACACGCTATGAAGAACTGCTGCAACTCTATCCGCAGCTGCACCACCTGGTCCCCAAACACCTGATTGCCGCTTACCTCGGCGTATCCCGGGAAACCCTTAGCCGGTTGTATAACACTGTTAAAAAGTGA
- a CDS encoding YceI family protein: MKTQQFDIAVAQSNIDWLGKKVTGAHNGTIDLKQGTLLLTDGQLTGGKFTIDTTSIKILDITDPATNAQFADHLASDDFFAIQQYPEAYFEITATDGNNIEGNLTIKGITHPVGFTSRLQVAGDALTATGKIIIDRTLYNIKYRSGNFFKDLGDTLIYNDFELYVSLTAKAVS; the protein is encoded by the coding sequence ATGAAAACACAACAATTCGACATCGCTGTTGCACAAAGCAATATTGACTGGCTGGGTAAAAAAGTAACCGGCGCGCATAACGGCACCATCGACCTGAAACAGGGCACGCTCCTGTTGACCGACGGTCAGCTGACAGGAGGAAAATTCACCATCGATACCACTTCTATCAAAATCCTGGACATCACAGATCCGGCTACCAACGCGCAGTTTGCGGACCACCTCGCGTCCGATGACTTTTTTGCCATTCAACAGTACCCGGAAGCCTATTTCGAGATCACAGCCACCGATGGCAACAACATCGAAGGAAACCTGACCATTAAAGGAATCACTCACCCGGTGGGCTTCACCAGCCGGTTGCAGGTTGCAGGCGATGCGCTGACAGCCACCGGTAAAATCATTATCGACCGGACATTGTACAACATAAAATACCGCTCCGGAAATTTTTTCAAAGACCTGGGCGATACGCTGATCTATAACGATTTTGAATTATACGTAAGCCTGACAGCAAAAGCTGTCTCATGA
- a CDS encoding nuclear transport factor 2 family protein — translation MKTFIITALLSCWWWDIQAQKKMTMTTAQKDSLAITQVLEEYYFKGIYTGDVPQLQKIYHPGTLLFGDVKGQPYAKTLAQYLDGVQHRQSPKDSGQPFKGKILEVRAVRSIAVAEVRVKMYDFHYHEFLSFHKIDGQWLIVSKMISDIPE, via the coding sequence ATGAAGACCTTTATCATAACCGCCTTATTGTCCTGCTGGTGGTGGGATATACAGGCGCAAAAAAAGATGACCATGACCACAGCACAAAAGGATTCCCTTGCTATCACGCAGGTACTGGAGGAATATTATTTCAAAGGGATCTATACAGGAGACGTGCCGCAACTGCAAAAGATCTATCATCCCGGCACGCTACTTTTCGGAGATGTAAAAGGACAGCCGTACGCCAAAACGCTGGCGCAATACCTGGATGGCGTACAGCACCGGCAGTCACCCAAAGATTCCGGCCAGCCTTTCAAAGGTAAAATACTGGAGGTACGGGCTGTCCGCTCCATTGCCGTGGCGGAAGTCCGCGTAAAAATGTACGACTTCCATTACCACGAATTCCTCTCTTTTCATAAGATCGACGGACAATGGCTGATCGTCAGCAAGATGATCAGCGATATCCCGGAATAA
- a CDS encoding NAD(P)H-dependent flavin oxidoreductase yields MWNNTRVTQLLQIDYPIFQGPFGGRFSSPELVATVSNAGGLGGYGAYTLSPQEIREADQQIRALTHRPYNLNLWVSDADAPGSPVSDADYALAQKVFQPYFEALGLPFPEKPAPFESRFQNQLQTVLDIRPKVFSFVFGVLSADVMEQCRRAGIITVGAATTPDEAVVLEDAGVDMIIASGFEAGGHRPSFLAPAERSLMGTSVLLQLVREKVKVPVIAAGGIADGRGAAAALLLGAEAVQIGTAFLACDESNAMPMHKQQLFSPAGKHTTLTRAFTGRLGRGLVNSISEDLTGKENAVLPFPLQSTLMSSLRKAAIDQQQWDKVFFWSGQIAPLLRHRKAQALMQSLITDTAAFFERPATTLA; encoded by the coding sequence ATGTGGAACAACACCCGCGTAACGCAATTATTGCAAATTGACTATCCCATCTTCCAGGGACCTTTCGGCGGCCGGTTTTCCTCTCCCGAACTGGTGGCCACGGTGTCCAACGCAGGGGGACTGGGCGGCTACGGCGCTTATACCCTTAGTCCGCAGGAAATCAGGGAAGCAGACCAACAGATCAGGGCGCTCACCCACCGGCCCTATAATCTCAACTTATGGGTATCCGATGCCGACGCTCCCGGTAGCCCTGTCAGCGATGCGGACTATGCGCTGGCGCAGAAGGTATTTCAACCTTATTTCGAGGCGCTGGGACTGCCTTTTCCGGAGAAGCCGGCGCCTTTTGAATCGCGGTTTCAGAACCAGCTGCAGACCGTACTGGATATCCGGCCTAAAGTATTCAGTTTTGTCTTCGGTGTTCTGTCTGCCGATGTCATGGAACAATGCCGCAGGGCCGGCATCATTACTGTCGGCGCCGCCACTACGCCCGACGAAGCGGTAGTGCTCGAAGATGCCGGTGTAGACATGATCATCGCCTCCGGGTTTGAGGCAGGTGGTCACCGACCGTCTTTCCTGGCGCCTGCAGAGCGCTCCCTGATGGGAACGTCCGTGTTATTGCAGCTGGTACGGGAAAAAGTGAAGGTCCCTGTCATTGCCGCCGGGGGCATCGCTGACGGACGGGGAGCAGCAGCGGCGTTACTGTTAGGCGCAGAAGCCGTACAGATAGGCACCGCTTTCCTGGCCTGCGATGAATCCAATGCCATGCCCATGCATAAGCAACAGCTGTTTTCCCCTGCTGGCAAACATACTACGCTTACCCGCGCCTTTACCGGCCGGCTGGGACGCGGCCTCGTCAACAGCATCAGCGAAGACCTCACAGGGAAAGAAAACGCCGTATTGCCGTTCCCGTTACAATCCACGCTGATGTCTTCCCTCCGTAAGGCAGCTATCGACCAGCAACAGTGGGACAAAGTCTTTTTCTGGAGCGGACAAATAGCCCCATTGCTCCGGCACCGGAAAGCCCAGGCGCTGATGCAATCGCTCATCACCGATACCGCCGCCTTCTTTGAACGGCCGGCAACAACGCTCGCTTAA
- a CDS encoding SDR family oxidoreductase, producing MQTSKVWYITGASQGLGLSLVKQLLRAGHRVAATSRNAGLLQEATGIIDKTRFLPLTVNLTNPDSIDDSIRQTIAAFGRIDVVVNNAGYGMAGTVEEAREQDIRDIININVVAAIEVTKRILPLLREQRDGYIINIGSVAGFAGAPGWAVYSATKAALAAFSEVLALDVAEFGIRVTVIEPAGFRTGFLTENSLSYTAPRIAGYEAVRKTQERYLAMNGRQPGDPEKAAAIFIALAERPDPPLHLFLGEDAYLRAAKKINDMSAELEQWKQTTISADF from the coding sequence ATGCAAACATCCAAAGTATGGTATATCACCGGCGCCTCACAAGGGCTGGGCCTGAGCCTCGTCAAACAACTGCTGCGCGCCGGTCACCGCGTAGCAGCCACCTCCCGCAATGCAGGACTGTTACAGGAGGCTACAGGTATTATCGACAAAACCCGTTTCCTGCCGTTGACCGTAAACCTGACCAACCCCGACAGCATTGACGATTCCATCAGGCAAACCATTGCCGCTTTCGGAAGAATAGATGTAGTGGTGAACAATGCCGGTTACGGTATGGCCGGCACAGTGGAAGAAGCCCGGGAGCAGGACATCAGGGATATCATCAATATCAATGTGGTGGCCGCGATAGAAGTGACCAAACGGATATTGCCACTGCTGCGGGAACAAAGAGATGGTTATATTATCAACATCGGTTCCGTGGCAGGATTTGCCGGCGCTCCGGGATGGGCCGTCTATTCCGCTACCAAAGCAGCGCTGGCCGCTTTCTCAGAAGTGCTGGCCCTCGATGTCGCCGAATTTGGCATCCGTGTCACGGTAATAGAACCGGCAGGATTCCGTACGGGATTCCTGACAGAAAATTCGCTCAGCTATACAGCACCGCGGATAGCCGGGTATGAAGCGGTAAGAAAGACGCAGGAAAGATATCTCGCCATGAACGGGCGGCAGCCCGGCGATCCGGAAAAAGCGGCGGCTATTTTCATAGCGCTGGCAGAACGCCCCGATCCCCCGCTGCACCTATTCCTGGGCGAAGATGCGTACCTCCGTGCCGCCAAAAAAATAAACGATATGTCCGCAGAACTGGAACAATGGAAACAAACCACTATTTCAGCGGATTTTTAA
- a CDS encoding ABC transporter ATP-binding protein has protein sequence MLQAIALTKTFGGHTALHALDLSVAKGEIFCLLGPNGAGKTTTISCFLGFQAPTSGQALVNGIPVFRQPQEARRHLAYIPETVTLYPYLSGLENLTFFHSLTGEQLSRETAIGLLLDAGLQESALHRPVQGYSKGMRQKVGIAIATAKNAGALLLDEPTSGLDPSASNEFSALLRRFSQEGRAVLMATHDIYRAKEVATRIGIMRDGHLLTVMDAAATDHYTLENSYMEYMEISTW, from the coding sequence ATGCTGCAAGCTATTGCGTTGACCAAAACATTTGGTGGGCATACCGCGCTGCATGCGCTGGACCTGTCTGTAGCCAAAGGTGAAATTTTCTGCCTGCTGGGGCCTAATGGCGCCGGCAAAACCACTACCATCAGTTGTTTTCTGGGTTTTCAGGCGCCCACCTCCGGGCAGGCGCTGGTAAACGGTATACCTGTATTCCGTCAGCCGCAGGAAGCGCGGCGGCATCTCGCCTATATACCCGAGACCGTTACCTTATACCCTTACCTGAGCGGCCTGGAGAACCTGACTTTTTTCCATTCGCTCACCGGGGAACAACTGTCCAGGGAAACGGCCATCGGTTTGTTGCTGGATGCCGGTTTGCAGGAATCCGCCCTTCACCGGCCGGTGCAGGGTTACTCCAAAGGGATGCGGCAGAAAGTAGGCATCGCTATCGCTACGGCTAAAAATGCAGGCGCCCTGCTGCTGGACGAGCCCACCTCAGGGCTGGACCCCAGCGCCAGCAACGAGTTCTCCGCGTTACTGCGGCGTTTCAGCCAGGAAGGCCGTGCCGTGCTGATGGCTACCCATGATATTTACCGCGCCAAAGAAGTGGCCACCCGCATCGGTATTATGCGGGACGGGCACTTGCTGACCGTCATGGACGCCGCCGCTACAGATCACTATACGCTGGAAAACAGCTATATGGAATACATGGAAATATCTACCTGGTAA
- a CDS encoding DUF3526 domain-containing protein — protein MFRTIAIKEWHMVLRNRTMAVTLLSALVLSGIAAAGSRLLYQQEQQQRETANRQFRQQWEQLRADDPHSAAHFGTYIFKPLTPLSRFDNGLESFTGNSLRIEAHVQHQMATPPLEPGDVYLRFGALTPATVLQLFFPLLLFFLCFNSYTQEKTSGTLRLMLIQGATPRHILRGKAAVYLGIMVLLLLLSMLLYFPAMTTTGNLPRIGLLVITYSCYASIFVILGLWLSAVARHAGQSLLLLCSIWLCWHILLPRLAAATGEALYPLPSQPYLQEKIDQANKTGIDGNDPRDARTARLEQSVLQQYKVSSPDQLPVNFDAIRLQADEDYMQRVYEKYAAMTDSQIRRQNSVQRYLAAADPYLAVRSISMALCGTDYEHQYHFYQAAGAYRNRFIRRLNQAMAYGGAHERQLYQHAETFQYTPPATAQVLRGLWLPALSLLLWLLISISLLNRAARHASI, from the coding sequence ATGTTCAGAACAATTGCCATCAAAGAATGGCACATGGTGCTGCGTAACCGCACCATGGCCGTCACCCTCCTGTCTGCACTGGTCCTGTCCGGCATCGCCGCGGCCGGCTCCCGCCTGCTGTACCAGCAGGAGCAGCAACAGCGGGAAACGGCCAACCGGCAGTTCCGCCAGCAATGGGAACAGCTGCGCGCAGATGACCCGCACAGCGCCGCCCATTTCGGCACTTATATCTTCAAACCGCTCACGCCCCTGAGCAGGTTCGATAACGGACTGGAGTCTTTTACCGGCAATTCCCTGCGGATAGAAGCGCATGTGCAGCACCAGATGGCCACGCCGCCTTTAGAACCGGGCGACGTATATCTCCGCTTTGGCGCCCTCACGCCCGCAACGGTACTGCAACTGTTTTTTCCATTGTTACTTTTTTTCCTGTGCTTCAACAGTTACACGCAGGAAAAAACCAGCGGCACCCTGCGGCTAATGCTGATACAGGGCGCCACTCCCCGCCACATTCTTCGCGGCAAGGCCGCCGTATACCTGGGCATTATGGTCCTGTTGCTATTGCTCTCCATGCTTTTGTATTTCCCGGCGATGACCACCACCGGTAACCTTCCCCGTATAGGCTTACTCGTGATCACCTATAGCTGCTATGCCAGCATCTTCGTCATACTCGGCCTCTGGCTCTCCGCCGTGGCCCGCCACGCAGGCCAGTCACTCCTATTGCTGTGCAGCATCTGGTTGTGCTGGCACATCCTGCTGCCCCGCCTCGCGGCAGCTACCGGCGAAGCGCTCTACCCCTTGCCCTCCCAGCCTTACCTGCAGGAAAAAATTGATCAGGCCAACAAAACGGGCATCGACGGCAATGACCCGAGAGATGCACGCACCGCACGCCTCGAACAATCTGTATTGCAACAGTATAAAGTCAGCTCCCCTGATCAGCTGCCCGTAAATTTCGATGCCATCCGCCTGCAGGCGGATGAAGACTACATGCAACGGGTATACGAAAAGTACGCCGCCATGACCGACAGCCAGATACGGCGACAAAACAGCGTGCAGCGTTACCTCGCGGCGGCCGACCCATACCTTGCCGTCCGCAGTATTTCCATGGCGCTCTGCGGCACCGACTACGAACATCAGTATCATTTTTACCAGGCGGCGGGCGCATACCGCAACCGGTTTATCCGCCGGCTGAACCAGGCCATGGCTTATGGCGGAGCGCACGAACGTCAACTGTACCAGCATGCAGAAACATTTCAATATACACCACCCGCTACGGCACAAGTCCTCCGCGGGCTATGGCTACCGGCACTTTCCCTGCTGCTGTGGCTGTTGATCAGTATTTCACTTTTAAACCGCGCCGCCAGACATGCATCGATTTAA
- a CDS encoding DUF3526 domain-containing protein, whose protein sequence is MHRFNTYRSVALQEWRLLWRTRLLPVIAAILLPAAAIALYYGHAVSAKQQAAVDSLQQHYQQQLITLRHQLQADTTTPKGKAAYIAAAWPIVADHRLHAHTWYSPAPAAVLSVGMSDLAKYYYPIAVKSSYAPAEEKISNPLQLATGNFDTAFLLIYLVPLLAICMSYHLLAQEKEQGTLPLLLVQHGALTGLLLLRLLIRYLLLLAAMVVICTAGMAWASSGQPFPWLAWAAWTGVAAVWLSFWMGLIWFVIAWNQHTTTNLVSLFSLWLLLLIVLPATYRLMTYRPQTNDTATNASVQRELEWDTWDLPKKQLLDSFYQAYPQYRNAQAYDTGMTSSRHAMAYYSLVDQRMQRLTGTQEASKRAAQQLLDASLKYNPAVYTQWLLNSIARTDISDYGYFREETRRFRNEWKTFFYQRHFHDRLLADNDYQLLPVYHPSYNPESPARWRSGIGYLLALTVALLCSGTLVLKRKLNDLYKI, encoded by the coding sequence ATGCATCGATTTAATACATACCGGTCCGTGGCGCTCCAGGAATGGCGTTTACTATGGCGCACCAGGCTGTTGCCGGTTATCGCCGCCATCCTGTTGCCCGCTGCTGCGATAGCCTTGTACTATGGCCATGCAGTATCGGCAAAACAACAGGCGGCTGTTGACAGTCTCCAACAACACTATCAGCAACAGCTGATCACCCTGCGTCACCAGCTGCAGGCCGATACCACCACGCCGAAGGGGAAAGCTGCCTATATTGCGGCCGCCTGGCCCATCGTGGCCGATCACCGGCTGCATGCCCACACCTGGTATTCCCCGGCGCCCGCGGCAGTGCTGTCTGTCGGCATGAGCGATCTCGCTAAATATTATTATCCCATCGCTGTCAAAAGCAGTTACGCCCCTGCGGAAGAAAAGATCAGCAATCCGCTGCAGCTGGCCACCGGCAACTTCGACACGGCTTTCCTGCTTATCTACCTGGTGCCGCTGCTGGCCATTTGCATGAGCTACCATCTGCTGGCGCAGGAAAAAGAGCAGGGCACGCTCCCGCTGTTGCTCGTCCAGCATGGCGCGCTCACCGGGCTGCTGCTGTTACGCCTGCTGATACGCTACCTGCTGCTGCTGGCCGCCATGGTGGTGATCTGTACCGCCGGTATGGCATGGGCATCTTCCGGACAACCCTTCCCCTGGCTGGCATGGGCCGCCTGGACCGGCGTAGCCGCCGTATGGCTGTCGTTCTGGATGGGACTGATCTGGTTTGTCATCGCATGGAACCAGCATACCACCACCAACCTGGTATCGCTGTTCAGCCTCTGGCTATTGCTGCTGATTGTTTTACCTGCTACTTACAGGTTGATGACCTACCGGCCGCAGACCAACGATACCGCCACCAACGCCTCCGTGCAACGCGAACTGGAATGGGACACCTGGGATCTTCCCAAAAAACAGCTGCTGGACAGCTTCTACCAGGCTTATCCGCAATACCGCAATGCACAGGCTTACGATACGGGCATGACCAGCTCCCGTCATGCGATGGCTTACTATTCGCTCGTGGACCAGCGCATGCAGCGCCTCACAGGAACGCAGGAGGCCAGCAAACGCGCAGCGCAGCAACTGCTGGACGCCTCGTTAAAATATAACCCGGCCGTATACACGCAATGGCTGCTCAACAGCATCGCCCGGACAGACATCTCCGACTACGGGTATTTCCGGGAAGAGACACGCCGCTTCCGCAACGAATGGAAAACATTTTTTTATCAGCGGCATTTCCACGACCGGCTGCTCGCAGACAACGACTACCAGTTGCTGCCCGTTTACCATCCGTCATACAACCCGGAGAGCCCGGCCCGCTGGCGCAGCGGTATCGGGTACCTGCTGGCGCTGACCGTTGCGCTGCTGTGCAGCGGAACGCTGGTGCTCAAAAGAAAATTGAATGATCTCTATAAAATATGA